CAACACACTGGCGATGTTTGCCGAACCCTGTGCGACGAGTTCCTGATCAGATCGATGCCGCGAGCCTGTCATGCCGTCAGCCACAACTGCCGAAAGCAGACTCTCGATCGCGCCCAGAAATGCGATCGCGGTTGCAGCGGGTATGAGTGCTCGCACCATGTCGAGCGTGATCGTGGGCAATTGAGGCCTGGGAAGATTTGATGGAATCCCGCCAAAGCGCGTCCCGATTGTTTCCACCATCGGCCGAACATGCACGCCGTCATAGACCACAGTCGCGCTCGACCACCCCATCAGTTTAACAACGATCGCACTCAGCCCCACAGCCACAATCGCAGCCGGCACGCGCGGAGCTAACTTGGGCAGTCGCGCCAGAATCAGCAGCGATCCGAGGGCGATGCCCACCGAGTACAGGTTGAACGTGTGACGATTCGCCCAGAAGATCTCGAGTTTCCCGATGAACTCGGCCGGCACCGACGCCACGCCGCCCTCAGGCGTCAGCAGCGCAAGCCCGAAGAAGTCTTTGATCTGCGACGTCATGATCACCACGCCGATCCCCGCGGTGAACCCCGCGACAACCGGATACGGCACGAACTTGATCACACCCCCGAATCGAAACAGGCCCAGCAGTATCAGAATCACCCCCGCCATGCATGTCGCCAGCACCAGCCCCGCATACCCATGCGCAGCGCAGATCGCAAACACAAGCGGCATGAACGCCGCCGTAGGCCCCCCGATCTGATACCTCGAACCGCCCAGAATCGAAATTATCGCCCCCGCTACCACCGCCGTGAACAACCCCATCGCCGGAGGCGTCAGCCACGGATGAATCGCTGCCAGTTCATCCGCGACGTTCTGCGGAATACTCGCGATGCCCAGCGCCATCGCGAGCGGCAAGGCAATGACCGCCACCGTCAAACCCGCACCAAAATCCGAAACAAATGTCCGAGTGCCATACCCTTCACGCAGACAGGTGACCAACTTGGGGGTATGACGATCGCGCCATGAAACACGCGTCACGGGGGCTCCCTTCCGGCCTGGATTCAGGCCAAGGCAGCGCGCATTGTAGGCGGCACTCGAACCCGCACCGGCATAAGGCACAACAGACTCACATCACGCCCGCGCACATTCCGGTATCCTCGGGCCACGGAGACCTCCATGCTCATCCTCGCCAACCTGCTCATCTGCGCCCTGTTCGTAGGCTGGCTCATCAACCGTTACGACCTCTATGACAAGGAGCCTTGGTACATGCTCCTTCTGGCTGTCATCCTCGGCACTGCGTTCATGCACCTGTCCCTCGACCCTCAGGTCTGGTCTATCACGATCCTGTATCCACACCTGTCATTTGCTCAATCGCTCGCCCTTGTAGCTGCAACACACGAGGAACTTGCCAAACTTCTCGCGGTCATTCTCATTGCAACCATCTTTCGCGGCGTCTTCAAAGATCCAATGGACGGCCTCATCTACGGCTCGATGGTCGGCATCGGAGCCGCGATCGACGAATCCTTCGGCCTGCTCTCAGAACTCGAAGGACCGCTCCCGCCATCCGAAGTCGTCCGCATTTTCGGCCACGCCATCTTCGGCGGCATCACCGGATTCGGCATCGGGCTCTACGTCATCGGGCACCATCGCCGCCATGCGTTTCTCGCCCTCACTCTCTCGGCCTCGATGCTGCTGCACTATCTCTGGGATCTCGCCACCGTCGAACTCGTCGAGCCATCACAAACCGCATCGTTCTCATGCTGCATGATCATGCTCTGCGGCCTTGCAATCTATGGTCGACTCATCTGCGTCGCCCAATATCACTCGCGTAAACGCTTCAACCCCGATCATCATCACCGCCTCTTCGGCTGGCCTATCTCACTTGTCCTCAAGCCACCGCGCTCACCATCGCCCTGACATTCCGGCATTTCACGCCGCCGCTCCGCGCCCGCCTTCACTGGCCTTATTCATCATCCAACTCCGGCACGTTTCAATCAACTCTTCCCTGCGTATCGGCTTGCTGGCGTAATCATCGCACCCAACTTCCATACACCTTTGCCGGTCCTCAGCCATCGCATGCGCCGTCAGGGCCACGACCGGAATTCTGTCTCCACGCTCACGCAACGTTCGCACCAGCGTGTAACCATCCATCTCCGGCATCTGAATATCCGTCAGCAGCAGATCAAACGGGTTCCCCTCCTGCACTGCTTCTTCGAGAATTTGCAAAGCAATGGCACCATTGTCCGCAATCACTACCTCCGCCCCCGCACGCCTCAGATGGAACGAAATCAGTCGTTGATTGTCGATCCCGTCTTCCGCCAGCAGAATCCGCCCGCTCAACAACTCCGCCACATGCGCAGTCGCCTTCGCCTCCTGCGTCGGCTCCGCAGCCTCAAACGCACTGAAATTTTCAACCAGTACAGACCCTTGAACTTCGATCAGCGGCAACTCCATGACAAAACACGATCCCTTCCCGGCCTCCGTCCACTCCAGCCAAACATCCCCACCCATCAAGTCTGCTAACCTGCGCGAGATGACAAGTCCCAAGCCGGTCCCGCCGTGTTTGCGTGTGATCGAACTGTCCGCCTGCGCAAAAGGCTCAAACAAACGAGAAGCCTGCTCCTCGCTCATGCCCGAACCCGTATCCTCCACCTCGAACCGCAGCCGCCGCAGCGCCCCCTCCCCAGCCGTCGCGATGCGCACTTGAATCACGCCTTTGTCAGTGAACTTTGTCGCATTCCCAATCAGATTCATCAAAATCTGTCGCAACTTCGTCGGATCGCTCAAGATTCTGTCAGGCACCGGCGTTGTAAACTCCGTCTGCAGTCGCACGCCCTTCCCACGCGCACGCGGACGCATCAAACTGTCAATGTCGTACACAACACGTACGAACGGCGTCTCAATCCGCTCGACGCCCATTCGCCCCGATTCAATTTTCGAAATATCCAGAATGTCGTTGATCACCGTCAACAAATGCTCGCCAGCACGCTCAATTGTCTCAAGTGACTGCAATCGCTCCGCAGAGGCCTCTGGATGCTTGCTCTCCTCCTCCCGCATGACCTGCGCATAGCCAAGTATCGAGGTCAGTGGCGTCCGAATCTCGTGACTCATGTTCGCCAGAAACTCGCTCTTGGCCCGGCTCGCGCTCTCGGCCTCGTACTGCGCCTCACGCAACGCGCGCTCCGCACGCTTGGCCTCCGTAATGTCGCGCACAAAACACAGCACATCATCCGCAGTCAGAATGATGATGCGAAGTTCATACTCCCGCTTGCCCTCGGGCATCATCAACTCATATTCCAGCCGCGTCAGCTCTCCTGTATCCAGTGCCTGCTTGATTGCAGCCATCGCACGCACCGCAAGTTCCGATGGCAGCACATCCACCACTCGCCGGCCGATGAACTTCTCGCGAGAAAGAAGCAACCCACTATCACCTTCATAATCCAGGAACTTTCCTTCGCTATCAATCCAGAACATGAGATCAGGCAGCGCTGAGACAATCGCCCTGTTGCGCCGCTCGCTCCGAGCCAGCGCTGTCTCCGCGGACTTCTGTGCCGTTACGTCAAACCGAATCGAAACAAACTTCTCGATCCTCCCGCTCGGCCCACGGCAAGGCACTATCGTGCTGTCTACCCAATAGTTCGTCCCATCCTTGCGCCTGTTGCAGATCTCACCACGCCACGCTCGCCCGCTTGAAATCGTCCTCCACACTTCCACCCAGAAATCCTTGGGATGAGTCCCCGAGTTTAACATCCGATGATCCTGCCCGATCAATTCTTCCCTTGAGTAGCCGCTGATCCTGCAGAATCCCGTATTAACGTCAATAATTCGCCCCGCCCGATCCGCAACAGAAATTATCGAGTGCTCATCGAGCGCCCCTCGCAGGGCTGCGACCTCGAGCAGTGCCGCCTCAGCCACCGCTTTGGCATCGCGCAACGCAACCTCGTCCATCTTCTGTTGCGTGATATCAACCAGCACCCCACGAAGCATCGGCACGCCACCATCGACATCAGGCACCTCTACATGCACAATATCTTCCATCCACAGCTCTTCTCCATTCGCACTCACAAATCGGTACTGGAATCTGTGACTCTCTCCCTGCTGCGTGCAATCAGCGCAGAACTTCACCGCACCTTCCCGATCCTCCGGGTGAATATGGGCCGACCAGAACCCCGGCGTCAGCCACTGCTCAATGCTGTAGCCATACTTCAGCGCCTGAGGCGAGACATATGTAAACTTGTCCTGCGATGGATCGAATTCCCACACCAGAACATCCGCTCCCTCGACCAGTGTCCTGTACCTCCGCTCGCTCTCCTGGTTTTTGCGCTCTGTCTCGAGCTGCGTGGTCACGTCAACAAACGACGCCACCACCGAAGCGATTCGTCCGTCAGCATCGCGAATCGGTTCTGTGCTTACCGAGAGCCACCGCAGGTTTCCTTG
This is a stretch of genomic DNA from Phycisphaeraceae bacterium. It encodes these proteins:
- a CDS encoding PAS domain S-box protein, which codes for MAKRPKWDIGGLIERGRHWSAASPVHRSLLDGIVAMVCVLVGATICIRMVSLVSRDAYVAQVKESLISLAEAAASMVDVEVHDRLVGDASKQGSCEYEHVVSPLRQILGRTKDIFFIYSAVQREGHVYFVVDASKPGDRDGDGIDDQAQLMELYEDPNPAIVEALMSGVALSSDEVYTDKWGTFLTGYAPLIRADGSIAGVIGVDITADAFQVRLAGIRRAEWVAHGASGVIAVMAGLSVFGLAHARRRSQARIVESKDAYRALFTSVPAAVLVCDKNGFIENYNDTAELLLGRRPVIGVEQYCGSTQLYSPSGSVLSGEDCLIAQVMDTGEAVEQVEIVIARPDGSRIPVLVNCAPMHNAFDELIGTVTVFSEITELKRAQDEIRMQGEELDKYFESNLDLLCIANIDGEFIRVNAEWEQVLGHTRSELEGKSFLRFVHPDDLEQTLEVMKHLERQEPIPLFVNRYQRRDGTYRWIEWRSMPLGEKIYASARDITSRKKSEEQIARLALVVERTSNAVIITDAARRITWVNEGYTRITGYTLEESLGVKPSELLQCDKTDQAVIERIREACDRGEPFRGEILNRSKDGRDYWLDINIEPLVDERGTVTGFLAVESDITALVMERERLRSTFSAVAEGIVQVDAVGEIMACNKAASAILGLTEEQILGRTTLDARWRAVKLDGSEFPGDERPIYVTMRTGESIRSSVYGIHTPQGNLRWLSVSTEPIRDADGRIASVVASFVDVTTQLETERKNQESERRYRTLVEGADVLVWEFDPSQDKFTYVSPQALKYGYSIEQWLTPGFWSAHIHPEDREGAVKFCADCTQQGESHRFQYRFVSANGEELWMEDIVHVEVPDVDGGVPMLRGVLVDITQQKMDEVALRDAKAVAEAALLEVAALRGALDEHSIISVADRAGRIIDVNTGFCRISGYSREELIGQDHRMLNSGTHPKDFWVEVWRTISSGRAWRGEICNRRKDGTNYWVDSTIVPCRGPSGRIEKFVSIRFDVTAQKSAETALARSERRNRAIVSALPDLMFWIDSEGKFLDYEGDSGLLLSREKFIGRRVVDVLPSELAVRAMAAIKQALDTGELTRLEYELMMPEGKREYELRIIILTADDVLCFVRDITEAKRAERALREAQYEAESASRAKSEFLANMSHEIRTPLTSILGYAQVMREEESKHPEASAERLQSLETIERAGEHLLTVINDILDISKIESGRMGVERIETPFVRVVYDIDSLMRPRARGKGVRLQTEFTTPVPDRILSDPTKLRQILMNLIGNATKFTDKGVIQVRIATAGEGALRRLRFEVEDTGSGMSEEQASRLFEPFAQADSSITRKHGGTGLGLVISRRLADLMGGDVWLEWTEAGKGSCFVMELPLIEVQGSVLVENFSAFEAAEPTQEAKATAHVAELLSGRILLAEDGIDNQRLISFHLRRAGAEVVIADNGAIALQILEEAVQEGNPFDLLLTDIQMPEMDGYTLVRTLRERGDRIPVVALTAHAMAEDRQRCMEVGCDDYASKPIRREELIETCRSWMMNKASEGGRGAAA
- a CDS encoding STAS domain-containing protein, which translates into the protein MTRVSWRDRHTPKLVTCLREGYGTRTFVSDFGAGLTVAVIALPLAMALGIASIPQNVADELAAIHPWLTPPAMGLFTAVVAGAIISILGGSRYQIGGPTAAFMPLVFAICAAHGYAGLVLATCMAGVILILLGLFRFGGVIKFVPYPVVAGFTAGIGVVIMTSQIKDFFGLALLTPEGGVASVPAEFIGKLEIFWANRHTFNLYSVGIALGSLLILARLPKLAPRVPAAIVAVGLSAIVVKLMGWSSATVVYDGVHVRPMVETIGTRFGGIPSNLPRPQLPTITLDMVRALIPAATAIAFLGAIESLLSAVVADGMTGSRHRSDQELVAQGSANIASVLFFGLPATGAIARTAANIRSGGKTPVAGILHALFILLFMLALAPLAKAIPLASLAAVLVMVAWKVSDLENFRRLLMGPKPDVLVLLTTFGLTVIFDLTIAIGTGVVLASLLFMQRMTQITTVRGLDDTIGGIDTEAPDPKDPGRVEDLAVPPDVVVYEINGPFFFGVANKLQLALDQLQRPPKIIILRMRYVPHIDATGLNALREFHAKCRRRGTTLLLGGVHAHPMFELARVGLDDEIGLDNMFENLDDALVRARSLLNTGHDESPSVFDQTAI
- a CDS encoding PrsW family intramembrane metalloprotease translates to MLILANLLICALFVGWLINRYDLYDKEPWYMLLLAVILGTAFMHLSLDPQVWSITILYPHLSFAQSLALVAATHEELAKLLAVILIATIFRGVFKDPMDGLIYGSMVGIGAAIDESFGLLSELEGPLPPSEVVRIFGHAIFGGITGFGIGLYVIGHHRRHAFLALTLSASMLLHYLWDLATVELVEPSQTASFSCCMIMLCGLAIYGRLICVAQYHSRKRFNPDHHHRLFGWPISLVLKPPRSPSP